Proteins found in one Saccharopolyspora phatthalungensis genomic segment:
- a CDS encoding PLP-dependent cysteine synthase family protein, with translation MCGNPDLLGLLRDTPLARVSAPLPQPQPGFWAKLECLSAGGMKARAAVSMLSGACRRGELKPGAAVVESTSGTLGIGLAFAGQALGHPVVLVVDDELEPGMRSLLRAHGARLEVVDRPHPVGGWQQARLDRVHQIRRDLPEAFWPDQYNNPDNPAGYESLGEEIARQIDRVDVLVCSVGTGGHSAGTIRTIRRRWPQVRLIGVDTIGSTIFGQPARPRVMRGLGSSIHPRNVAYGQFDEVHWVGPGEAVQACRTLARQSFITGGWSTGAVALVSAWAARIDPGAKVVTVFPDGPHRYLGTIFDDDYCRARGLLHRPTATRPVEIAHPAVEATGWTRCRIVSDPLLAMEVPA, from the coding sequence ATGTGCGGTAATCCGGATCTGCTGGGCCTGCTGCGAGACACCCCGCTGGCGCGGGTGAGCGCGCCGCTGCCGCAACCGCAGCCCGGCTTCTGGGCAAAGCTGGAATGCCTGAGCGCGGGTGGGATGAAGGCGCGCGCGGCGGTGTCGATGCTCAGTGGCGCCTGCCGCCGTGGCGAACTGAAGCCGGGTGCGGCGGTGGTCGAGTCGACCAGCGGGACGCTCGGCATCGGACTCGCCTTCGCCGGCCAGGCGTTGGGGCATCCGGTGGTCTTGGTCGTGGACGACGAACTCGAACCCGGAATGCGGTCGCTGCTGCGCGCCCACGGCGCGCGCCTGGAGGTGGTCGACCGGCCGCATCCGGTCGGTGGGTGGCAGCAGGCCCGGCTGGACCGGGTGCACCAGATCCGCCGCGACCTGCCGGAAGCGTTCTGGCCCGATCAGTACAACAACCCGGACAACCCGGCGGGCTATGAGTCGCTGGGCGAGGAGATCGCCCGGCAGATCGATCGGGTCGACGTGCTGGTGTGCAGTGTCGGGACGGGCGGGCACAGCGCTGGCACGATCCGCACGATCCGGCGCCGCTGGCCGCAGGTGCGGCTGATCGGCGTGGACACCATCGGCTCGACGATCTTCGGCCAGCCCGCCAGGCCCCGCGTGATGCGCGGCCTGGGCAGCAGCATCCACCCGCGCAATGTCGCATATGGACAGTTCGACGAAGTGCACTGGGTCGGCCCCGGCGAGGCGGTGCAGGCGTGCCGCACGCTGGCCCGCCAGTCGTTCATCACCGGTGGCTGGAGCACCGGGGCGGTGGCGTTGGTGTCGGCGTGGGCGGCGCGGATCGACCCCGGCGCGAAGGTGGTGACGGTGTTCCCCGACGGACCGCACCGCTACCTGGGCACCATCTTCGACGACGACTACTGCCGCGCGCGTGGCCTGCTGCACCGGCCGACCGCGACCCGTCCGGTCGAGATCGCCCATCCGGCGGTCGAGGCGACGGGGTGGACGCGGTGCCGGATCGTCTCGGATCCGCTGTTGGCAATGGAGGTTCCCGCATGA
- a CDS encoding dipeptide epimerase yields the protein MMLRWTVRSLALREPFRISRSVMSERDAVTVEIEHDGVVGRGEVVTSVYYGLTVERIEAELATAREVLAGANDPLRIHSLSAVPGVSAALDAALHDLVATLRGVPVFALLGAAHWRPTPTAYTIGIMPTERAVQTARALTGRGFTVLKVKLGAGPEPQELLRLQAIREAAPHARLLLDPNGAWEPAQAVRMLKAVEEFEIDAVEQPIKPGTPDLLAEVAAQSPVPVIADEDAATVDDVRALGSRVHGVNVKLPKCGGIRAAREIIDIARGNGVDVMLGCLVSSSLGIAPAVHLTGCARWVDLDGHLLLAHDPWAGIGGADGVLRIAGDRGLGVHPVAPL from the coding sequence ATGATGCTGCGCTGGACGGTACGGAGCCTCGCGTTGCGCGAGCCGTTCCGCATCTCCCGATCGGTGATGTCCGAACGTGACGCGGTCACGGTCGAGATCGAGCACGACGGCGTGGTCGGCCGGGGCGAGGTCGTTACCAGCGTGTACTACGGGCTGACGGTCGAGCGCATCGAGGCGGAGCTGGCAACCGCCCGCGAGGTGCTGGCGGGCGCCAACGACCCGCTTCGGATCCACTCGCTGAGCGCGGTGCCCGGCGTATCGGCAGCGTTGGACGCGGCGCTGCACGATCTCGTCGCCACGCTTCGCGGCGTGCCGGTCTTCGCGTTGCTCGGCGCCGCCCACTGGCGGCCGACGCCCACGGCTTACACGATCGGCATCATGCCGACCGAACGCGCCGTGCAGACCGCGCGGGCGCTCACCGGGCGGGGTTTCACCGTGCTCAAGGTCAAGCTCGGCGCCGGGCCGGAACCGCAGGAACTCCTCCGGCTACAGGCAATTCGCGAGGCCGCGCCGCACGCTCGCCTGCTGCTGGACCCGAACGGCGCGTGGGAACCTGCCCAGGCGGTGCGAATGCTCAAGGCCGTCGAAGAATTCGAGATCGATGCGGTGGAGCAGCCGATCAAGCCGGGTACTCCCGACCTGCTCGCTGAGGTGGCCGCCCAGTCGCCGGTGCCGGTCATCGCGGACGAGGACGCCGCCACCGTGGACGATGTTCGCGCCCTCGGCTCACGGGTGCACGGAGTCAACGTGAAACTCCCAAAATGCGGCGGAATCCGGGCCGCGCGGGAGATCATCGACATCGCCCGGGGCAACGGCGTGGATGTCATGCTGGGGTGTTTGGTGTCGAGCTCGCTCGGCATCGCCCCGGCGGTGCATCTCACCGGTTGCGCCCGCTGGGTCGACCTGGACGGGCACCTGCTGCTGGCACACGACCCGTGGGCCGGCATCGGCGGCGCCGACGGGGTGCTGCGCATCGCCGGCGACCGCGGGCTGGGAGTGCACCCGGTGGCGCCGTTATGA
- a CDS encoding MFS transporter: protein MRTWRLIRSFPLAVQVLLVNQLGVNTGFYLLIPYLAGYLGHDLGMSAALVGVILGVRNLSQQGLFLLGGSASDRLGARGVIVAGCALRAVGFGLFAIGTSLSVLVLASVLSGLAGALFNPAVRAYLAQEAGDRRAEAFSLFNIFANTGALLGPLLGSALIAVGFRLSAVVAAVVFALLTVAQVVVLPIRRVQRPTTSVFTDWRGVLTDRRFLAFTGALTGMFALQNQLYLVLPMQAELFTGSSGAVAMIFLVSTVTTLLLQVRITELVQHRWSRGRSIATGLGSMGAGFAATAVAATMVPATPAVDVWQIAARLSPVLITTFLLAFGVMLAQPFVYELIPSFGRPELSGTYFGVFYLLSGVTAAAGNALIGWLTDLAGAEWPWLPSALCVLIGLCSALAVLVLDRRGGIGPANKTGESQCIPTSSVPTS, encoded by the coding sequence ATGAGGACGTGGCGGCTGATCCGGAGCTTCCCGCTGGCCGTGCAGGTGCTGCTGGTCAACCAGCTCGGCGTCAACACCGGCTTCTACCTGCTGATCCCGTATTTGGCGGGGTATCTGGGGCACGACCTGGGCATGTCCGCGGCGCTGGTCGGGGTGATCCTCGGCGTGCGCAACCTCAGCCAGCAGGGCCTGTTCCTGCTGGGCGGTTCGGCATCGGACCGGCTGGGAGCACGGGGCGTCATCGTCGCCGGATGCGCATTGCGCGCCGTGGGATTCGGACTGTTCGCGATCGGCACGTCGTTGTCGGTGTTGGTGCTGGCGTCCGTGCTCAGCGGGTTGGCCGGGGCGCTGTTCAACCCGGCCGTTCGCGCCTATCTCGCACAGGAGGCGGGCGACCGGCGTGCCGAGGCGTTCTCGCTGTTCAACATCTTCGCCAACACCGGCGCCCTGCTGGGGCCGCTGCTGGGCAGCGCGTTGATCGCGGTCGGTTTCCGGCTCTCCGCCGTGGTGGCCGCGGTCGTCTTCGCGCTGCTGACCGTCGCGCAGGTCGTGGTGTTGCCGATCCGCCGGGTCCAACGGCCGACGACATCGGTGTTCACCGACTGGCGGGGTGTCCTGACCGATCGCCGGTTCCTGGCCTTCACCGGCGCGCTCACCGGCATGTTCGCCCTGCAGAACCAGCTCTACCTGGTGCTGCCGATGCAGGCCGAACTGTTCACCGGCTCCTCCGGCGCGGTGGCGATGATCTTCCTGGTTTCCACGGTGACGACGCTGCTGTTGCAGGTCCGGATCACCGAGCTGGTCCAGCATCGGTGGAGCCGGGGCAGGTCCATCGCCACCGGCCTGGGTTCGATGGGAGCGGGTTTCGCGGCGACGGCCGTGGCCGCCACGATGGTCCCGGCGACCCCGGCGGTGGATGTCTGGCAGATCGCCGCCCGGCTGAGTCCGGTGCTGATCACGACATTTCTGCTGGCGTTCGGGGTGATGCTCGCCCAGCCGTTCGTCTACGAGCTGATCCCGTCGTTCGGGCGGCCGGAGTTGTCCGGCACCTACTTCGGCGTCTTCTACCTGCTCTCCGGTGTGACGGCGGCGGCGGGCAACGCGCTGATCGGCTGGCTCACCGACCTCGCCGGTGCCGAGTGGCCGTGGTTGCCCTCGGCGTTGTGTGTCCTCATCGGACTGTGCTCGGCGCTCGCGGTGCTCGTGCTCGATCGACGCGGCGGCATCGGACCGGCCAACAAAACGGGAGAATCCCAGTGCATCCCAACATCGTCAGTGCCAACTTCCTGA
- a CDS encoding class I SAM-dependent DNA methyltransferase, producing the protein MHPNIVSANFLTDNPAIYEQRFPDPEYRAARFVDDLVGRFGAGRDLLDVGCGTGRDARYWTACGYRVTGLDCSPQMVEHAQAHCPEATFVVADMRSFEALSLVGSPGTPTDSRPGFDVITCLDSALLYCHTNDDLDAFLQRCRDNLRPGGLLIAELRNGAFFLGNTELLDEVREQAVVWDGVEYRSRTRLWIDHAEQLLRRERHWAWPGRTEPLIQHSAWRLLFPQELRYFSARHGFEVVAMFDEPGPRAETPWRPEAPLSTRLSGDRLHVVLRR; encoded by the coding sequence GTGCATCCCAACATCGTCAGTGCCAACTTCCTGACCGACAACCCGGCCATCTATGAACAGCGGTTCCCGGACCCCGAGTACCGCGCGGCCCGGTTCGTTGACGACCTCGTGGGCCGGTTCGGTGCCGGCCGCGATCTGCTGGATGTGGGCTGCGGCACCGGTCGCGATGCCCGTTACTGGACCGCGTGCGGTTACCGCGTGACCGGCCTGGATTGCTCGCCGCAGATGGTGGAGCACGCGCAGGCGCATTGCCCGGAAGCGACCTTCGTGGTCGCCGACATGCGGTCGTTCGAGGCCCTGAGTCTTGTTGGCAGTCCTGGCACCCCAACGGACTCGCGGCCCGGCTTCGACGTCATCACCTGCCTGGACAGCGCGCTGCTGTACTGCCACACCAACGACGACCTGGACGCATTTCTCCAGCGCTGCCGCGACAACCTGCGGCCAGGCGGTCTGCTGATCGCCGAGCTGCGCAACGGCGCGTTCTTCCTGGGCAACACCGAACTGCTCGACGAGGTGCGGGAACAGGCGGTCGTCTGGGACGGGGTGGAATACCGGTCGCGCACGCGGCTGTGGATCGACCACGCCGAGCAACTCCTGCGGCGGGAACGCCACTGGGCCTGGCCGGGACGGACTGAGCCGTTGATCCAGCACTCGGCCTGGCGGCTGCTGTTTCCCCAGGAACTGCGGTACTTCTCGGCTCGGCACGGGTTCGAGGTGGTCGCGATGTTCGACGAGCCCGGCCCGCGCGCCGAAACCCCCTGGCGGCCCGAGGCGCCACTGTCCACCCGGCTCAGCGGTGACCGGCTGCATGTGGTGCTGCGCCGCTGA
- a CDS encoding ABC transporter substrate-binding protein: MHHESRPARGLNRRGLLGLAAAAGALVVLPGCTGGTAVTAAGPPRPGGRLRAAFTGGGAAEVLDPHETDLYIEIARAKALFDKLADYGSDMSPQPRLAQRWEPSQDLLTWRITLRQAAFHDGRPVRPRDVLASYARIVEPGSSRRAKATLSVIDLPGSREIDDRTFEFRLKRPYAEFPNALATLGAYIVPEGTANFDRPVGSGPFRFVSFAPGRNFVAARNPDYWDGAPHLDELEIVVTNDEAARVNALLGKQIEYAHDLTPTSARTHENTGQVQVHRLPLSNFHGLVMKTDRPPFDRPELRQAMFHLVNRDELVRSVLQGSGQLANDLYGKGYRYYADALPQRAQDLDQARALIKQAGAEGLSIDLDTSDGSTGLKEAALAISDQARQAGLNLNVKLGNKDTYWSDIAKNGVIASYRSGAMPLESHISQRLLTTSTTNNSKWQRPEFDALYHEAQSTTDDARREQLYFQMQDQLYREGGFLWWGVSDWIIASAPNVGGIDDRAPANTLDWARYDRVWLA, from the coding sequence ATGCATCACGAATCCAGGCCTGCTCGCGGCCTGAACCGGCGCGGCTTACTGGGCCTGGCCGCGGCAGCGGGTGCGCTCGTAGTCCTTCCCGGCTGCACCGGTGGAACGGCCGTCACCGCCGCCGGACCACCACGTCCCGGCGGCCGGTTGCGAGCGGCGTTCACCGGCGGCGGCGCGGCCGAAGTGCTCGACCCGCACGAGACCGACCTCTACATCGAGATCGCCCGCGCCAAGGCGCTGTTCGACAAGCTCGCCGACTACGGCTCGGACATGTCGCCGCAGCCGCGGCTGGCGCAACGCTGGGAACCGAGCCAAGACCTGCTGACCTGGCGGATCACCTTGCGGCAGGCGGCCTTCCACGACGGGCGGCCGGTGCGCCCCCGCGACGTGCTGGCCAGCTACGCGCGAATCGTGGAGCCGGGCAGCAGCCGCCGCGCCAAGGCCACCCTGTCGGTGATCGACTTGCCCGGCAGCCGCGAAATCGACGATCGCACCTTCGAGTTCCGCCTCAAGCGGCCCTATGCGGAGTTCCCCAACGCGCTGGCCACCTTGGGCGCCTACATCGTCCCGGAGGGCACCGCGAACTTCGACCGCCCGGTCGGTTCCGGCCCGTTCCGGTTCGTTTCCTTCGCGCCCGGCCGCAACTTCGTGGCGGCGCGCAACCCCGATTACTGGGACGGCGCGCCCCACCTCGACGAACTGGAGATCGTCGTCACCAACGACGAGGCGGCTCGGGTCAACGCGCTGCTCGGCAAGCAGATCGAATACGCCCACGACCTCACCCCGACCAGCGCGCGCACGCACGAGAACACCGGTCAGGTGCAGGTGCATCGGCTGCCGCTGAGCAACTTCCACGGGCTGGTCATGAAGACCGACCGGCCGCCGTTCGACCGGCCCGAGCTGCGCCAGGCGATGTTCCACCTGGTCAACCGGGACGAGCTGGTCAGGTCGGTGTTGCAGGGCTCGGGGCAGCTCGCCAACGACCTCTATGGCAAGGGCTACCGGTACTACGCCGACGCGCTGCCCCAGCGCGCCCAGGACCTCGACCAAGCGCGCGCCCTGATCAAGCAGGCCGGTGCCGAAGGCCTGTCGATCGACCTCGACACCTCCGACGGCTCGACCGGGCTCAAGGAGGCGGCGCTGGCCATCAGCGACCAGGCCCGGCAGGCCGGGCTGAACCTCAACGTCAAGCTGGGCAACAAGGACACCTACTGGTCCGATATCGCCAAGAATGGGGTGATCGCCAGCTACCGGTCCGGCGCGATGCCGCTGGAATCGCACATCTCGCAGCGTCTGCTGACGACCTCGACCACCAACAACAGCAAGTGGCAGCGCCCGGAGTTCGACGCGCTCTACCACGAAGCACAGTCCACAACGGACGATGCCCGGCGCGAGCAGCTGTACTTCCAGATGCAGGACCAGCTCTACCGGGAGGGCGGCTTCCTGTGGTGGGGCGTGTCGGACTGGATCATCGCGTCGGCGCCGAACGTGGGCGGCATCGACGACCGGGCCCCGGCCAACACCCTGGACTGGGCCCGCTACGACCGGGTCTGGCTGGCGTGA
- a CDS encoding ABC transporter permease, producing MTRYVLRRVLLGAVQVLLVMTAVFFLTEALPGDAAVTIAGDNPDPAIIALLREQLGLNEPAWQRLGTWLLGAVQGDFGRSLVGPRAVADIIGSAVGPTLLLAGLTLVLLVPLSVTLGMLAAHREGGLVDRLITSGTLGLYSAPEFAMGVLVVTVFAVQLRWFPPTAVGTTSLLSNPAVLVLPVFVLLLRPICSLSRLVRAGMLDAQRAEYVRHVRRLGLAPARVRFAHALPNAIAPAVQQLARTTDWLVGGVIVIEAIFVVPGLGTTLLEAVSARDLPVIQGLAVLLASTTVLVNLAADIAARTLAPASEVGR from the coding sequence GTGACCCGGTACGTCCTCCGGCGGGTTCTGCTGGGCGCGGTCCAGGTACTCCTGGTGATGACGGCGGTGTTTTTCCTGACCGAGGCCCTGCCGGGCGATGCGGCGGTGACGATTGCCGGGGACAACCCGGACCCGGCGATCATCGCCTTGCTGCGGGAACAACTCGGTCTCAACGAACCTGCCTGGCAGCGCCTCGGCACGTGGTTGCTCGGTGCGGTGCAAGGAGATTTCGGCCGGTCGCTGGTGGGCCCCCGCGCCGTCGCCGACATCATCGGCTCGGCGGTGGGGCCGACCCTGCTGCTCGCCGGCCTGACACTGGTGCTGCTCGTGCCGCTGTCGGTCACGCTGGGCATGCTCGCCGCGCACCGCGAGGGCGGGCTGGTCGACCGGCTCATCACCAGCGGCACGCTCGGACTGTATTCGGCGCCCGAGTTCGCGATGGGGGTGCTGGTGGTGACCGTGTTCGCGGTGCAACTGCGCTGGTTTCCGCCCACCGCGGTCGGAACCACCTCATTGCTGAGCAATCCGGCGGTGCTGGTTCTGCCGGTCTTCGTGCTGTTGCTCCGTCCGATTTGCTCGCTGAGCAGGCTGGTGCGAGCAGGCATGCTCGACGCGCAACGCGCTGAATACGTGCGCCATGTCCGCAGGCTTGGGCTCGCGCCTGCCCGAGTCCGCTTCGCGCACGCGCTGCCCAATGCCATCGCGCCGGCGGTTCAGCAGTTGGCCAGGACCACGGACTGGCTGGTCGGGGGCGTGATCGTGATCGAGGCGATCTTCGTCGTGCCAGGCCTGGGAACCACCCTGCTCGAAGCGGTCTCGGCGCGGGACCTACCGGTCATCCAAGGCCTGGCGGTGCTGCTGGCGAGCACGACGGTGCTGGTCAACCTGGCGGCCGACATCGCGGCCCGCACCCTGGCCCCGGCCTCGGAGGTGGGCCGGTGA
- a CDS encoding ABC transporter permease, with amino-acid sequence MRKYALPAVLVGVPVLLALFGPLFASGETAKDVAFLLGGGHWFGTDYVGRDVWNEVLLGGRSLVLTAATATVCTYLLAVPLGLAAGMTKNRVLDEVLMRPLDLVLAIPSMLMLLLLASIASDITWALIGIVTLINLPDVARICRASTLSLASRPAVEAMRLQGESRLRIGLGYVVRAMRRTLAADLGTRFTGAIYLVASASFLGVGISPQASDWAAMVDRNRTGLFIQPWTVALPALLIVVLSVGVNLAFDRWLRDRSTALETRSPWRPIDPETQ; translated from the coding sequence GTGAGAAAGTACGCGCTGCCCGCCGTGCTGGTGGGCGTGCCGGTCCTGCTGGCTTTGTTCGGTCCGTTGTTCGCCTCCGGTGAGACGGCCAAGGACGTGGCATTCCTGCTCGGCGGCGGCCACTGGTTCGGCACCGACTACGTCGGCCGGGACGTGTGGAACGAGGTGCTGCTGGGCGGCCGCTCCCTAGTGCTCACCGCCGCGACGGCCACCGTCTGCACCTACCTGCTTGCGGTTCCGCTGGGCCTGGCGGCGGGCATGACGAAGAACCGCGTGCTGGACGAGGTGCTGATGCGGCCGTTGGACCTCGTGCTGGCGATCCCGTCGATGCTGATGCTGTTGCTGCTTGCCTCGATCGCATCCGATATCACCTGGGCGCTGATCGGGATCGTCACGCTGATCAACCTGCCGGACGTGGCGCGGATCTGCCGGGCGTCCACGCTGTCGTTGGCCAGCCGCCCCGCGGTGGAGGCGATGCGCCTGCAAGGCGAAAGCCGGCTGCGCATCGGACTGGGCTACGTGGTCCGCGCGATGCGCCGAACCCTGGCCGCGGATCTGGGCACCCGCTTCACCGGGGCGATCTACCTGGTCGCCTCGGCGAGCTTCCTCGGCGTGGGGATCTCGCCGCAGGCCAGCGACTGGGCGGCGATGGTCGATCGCAACCGCACCGGCCTGTTCATCCAACCATGGACGGTGGCGCTGCCCGCATTGCTGATCGTGGTGCTGTCGGTGGGCGTGAACCTGGCGTTCGACCGGTGGTTGCGCGATCGTTCGACCGCCCTGGAGACACGTTCGCCCTGGAGACCCATTGACCCGGAGACACAGTGA
- a CDS encoding ABC transporter ATP-binding protein, producing MDVRNLTVAVGDREIVSGVSFALVAGEVTALVGESGSGKTTTASALLGRRPTGACVTGRVEVAGVAVDADHPPAPGLVGYIPQHPSAALNPVRRIGPVLHEIARLHVRADTRGDRRRLVRERVLEALRQAQLPDGVKLLRRYPHQLSGGQQQRVVLAHELVGRPRVMVADEPTTGQDAVTRGRLIEELRAVAGQGIAVLLLTHDLGLVRALAHRVLVMNDGSVVESGPCQQVLDSPQHSYTRRLIDAQPAPSAQPRPAATGRPLLTVRRVTAGHGRVDTLHEITMDIHPGDKVAVVGRSGSGKTTLARCIAGLHPHRGGEIRLAGRTLSPRLHRRSRDQLARIQYVFQDARASFSEFVPVLDQIARTAERLRGATSSAARSQAIEALARLGVPESSARRLPRSLSGGELQRAALVRALLSGPDLLICDEITSGLDTLTQADLLGVLDQLHQDTGCALVVITHDLAVAAHLANRLVIMHVGKIAEQGRTAELIEAGDLTGSRLVGFP from the coding sequence GTGGATGTTCGCAACCTCACCGTCGCCGTCGGCGATCGTGAGATCGTGTCGGGGGTGTCGTTCGCACTGGTGGCCGGCGAGGTCACCGCGCTCGTCGGCGAGTCCGGCAGCGGGAAGACCACCACCGCCTCGGCGCTGCTCGGGCGGCGGCCGACCGGAGCGTGCGTCACGGGCCGGGTCGAAGTCGCCGGTGTCGCGGTGGACGCCGACCATCCGCCCGCACCCGGTCTGGTCGGCTACATCCCGCAACACCCCTCCGCGGCACTGAACCCGGTTCGCCGCATCGGACCGGTGCTGCACGAGATCGCCCGCTTGCACGTGCGCGCCGACACCCGTGGCGACCGCAGACGGTTGGTGCGGGAGCGGGTGCTGGAAGCGCTGCGCCAGGCGCAGCTGCCAGATGGTGTGAAGCTGCTTCGCCGATACCCGCATCAGCTTTCCGGTGGGCAACAGCAGCGCGTCGTGCTGGCGCACGAGCTGGTCGGCCGACCGCGGGTGATGGTCGCGGACGAGCCGACCACCGGGCAGGACGCGGTGACCCGCGGCCGGCTCATCGAGGAGTTGAGAGCCGTTGCGGGGCAAGGAATCGCCGTCCTGCTGCTGACCCATGACCTGGGCCTGGTGCGTGCCCTGGCACACCGGGTGCTGGTCATGAACGACGGTAGCGTCGTCGAATCCGGGCCGTGCCAACAGGTCCTCGATTCGCCCCAGCATTCGTACACCAGGCGCCTGATCGATGCACAACCGGCGCCGAGCGCCCAGCCGCGTCCGGCTGCGACGGGTCGGCCGCTGTTGACTGTCCGGCGAGTGACCGCGGGTCACGGCCGGGTGGACACCTTGCACGAGATCACGATGGACATCCATCCCGGCGACAAAGTGGCGGTCGTCGGCCGCTCGGGCAGCGGCAAAACCACGCTCGCACGCTGCATCGCCGGCCTGCATCCGCACCGCGGGGGCGAGATCCGGCTGGCGGGCCGGACGCTGTCGCCCCGACTGCATCGGCGTTCCCGCGACCAGCTGGCCCGGATCCAGTACGTGTTCCAAGACGCGCGGGCATCGTTCAGCGAGTTCGTCCCGGTGCTCGACCAGATCGCTCGAACCGCCGAAAGGCTGCGCGGCGCCACCAGTTCAGCGGCACGCAGTCAGGCGATCGAAGCCCTCGCACGCTTAGGCGTACCGGAGTCCAGCGCGCGCCGCCTGCCCCGATCGTTGTCCGGCGGCGAACTCCAGCGAGCCGCCCTGGTACGCGCCCTGCTCAGCGGCCCGGACCTGTTGATCTGCGACGAGATCACCTCCGGCCTGGACACGCTGACCCAAGCCGACCTGCTCGGCGTGCTGGACCAACTGCACCAGGACACCGGCTGCGCCCTCGTCGTGATCACCCACGATCTAGCGGTGGCAGCGCACCTGGCCAACCGACTGGTGATCATGCACGTCGGCAAGATCGCCGAGCAAGGCCGAACCGCGGAATTGATCGAAGCCGGCGATCTCACGGGAAGTCGACTGGTCGGTTTCCCCTGA